Proteins from a genomic interval of Mycolicibacterium grossiae:
- a CDS encoding thiolase domain-containing protein: MTVTDRDVAVVGFARAPHVRRTDGTTNGVEMLMPCFHQLYSELGLKQTDIGFWCSGSSDYLAGRAFSFISAIDSIGAVPPINESHVEMDAAWALYEAYIKILTGQVDTALVYGFGKSSAGVLRRILALQTDPYTVAPLWPDSVSQAGLQARFGLDAGKWTAEDMAQVALDSFAVAERTDREPPASSIDELLDRPYFADPLRRHDIAPITDGAAAIVLAAGDRARELRERPAWISGIEHRIETPVLGARDLTTSTSTAASAAAATGGDAGSIEVAELHAPFTHQQLILTEAIGLGGDTRVNPSGGALAANPMFVAGLERIGFAAQHVFDGSAQRVLAHATSGAALQQNLVAVLEGK; encoded by the coding sequence ATGACTGTGACCGATCGCGATGTCGCGGTGGTGGGGTTCGCCCGCGCCCCGCACGTGCGCCGCACCGATGGCACCACCAACGGCGTCGAGATGCTGATGCCGTGCTTTCACCAGCTGTACTCCGAACTCGGCCTGAAGCAGACCGACATCGGCTTCTGGTGCTCCGGGTCGTCGGACTACCTTGCCGGCCGGGCCTTCTCGTTCATCTCGGCCATCGACTCGATCGGCGCGGTGCCGCCGATCAACGAGTCGCACGTCGAGATGGACGCGGCATGGGCGCTGTACGAGGCCTACATCAAGATCCTCACCGGCCAGGTGGACACCGCGCTGGTGTACGGCTTCGGCAAGTCGAGTGCGGGCGTGCTGCGCCGCATCCTGGCGCTGCAGACCGACCCCTACACCGTCGCGCCGCTGTGGCCGGACTCGGTGTCCCAAGCCGGCCTGCAGGCGCGCTTCGGGCTCGACGCCGGGAAGTGGACCGCCGAGGACATGGCGCAGGTGGCGCTCGACTCCTTCGCCGTGGCCGAGCGCACCGACCGGGAGCCGCCGGCCAGCAGCATCGACGAGTTGCTCGACCGGCCGTACTTCGCGGATCCGTTGCGCCGTCACGACATCGCGCCGATCACCGACGGCGCGGCGGCGATCGTGCTGGCCGCCGGCGACCGCGCCCGCGAGCTGCGGGAGCGACCGGCGTGGATCTCCGGGATCGAGCACCGCATCGAGACGCCGGTGCTGGGCGCACGCGACCTGACGACGTCCACGTCGACCGCGGCATCGGCCGCGGCGGCCACCGGTGGCGACGCCGGCTCGATCGAGGTGGCCGAACTGCACGCGCCGTTCACCCACCAGCAGCTGATCCTCACCGAGGCCATCGGCCTGGGCGGTGACACCCGGGTGAACCCCTCCGGTGGCGCGCTCGCGGCCAACCCGATGTTCGTCGCGGGCCTGGAGCGGATCGGCTTCGCCGCGCAGCACGTCTTCGACGGCTCGGCGCAGCGGGTGCTCGCCCACGCCACCAGTGGTGCTGCGCTGCAACAGAATCTCGTCGCCGTGCTGGAAGGAAAGTAG
- a CDS encoding thiolase domain-containing protein has translation MAGRNAAVLGTGQTKYVAKRLDVSMNGLVREAIDKALADSGSTFDDIDAVVVGKAPDFFEGVMMPELFMTDAVGATNKPLIRVHTAGSVGGSTAVVAASLVQSGKYRRVLAMAWEKQSESNAMWALSIPVPFTKPVGAGAGGYFAPHVRAYIRRSGAPNHIGAMVAVKDRQNGAKNPLAHLHQPDITLEKVMASQMLWDPIRFDETCPSSDGAAAIVIGDEQAADARVAEGHPVAWIHATALRTEPLAYSGRDQVNPQAGRDAAAALWRDAGITSPIDEIDVGEVYVPFSWFEPMWLENLGFAAEGEGWKLTEAGETAIGGRIPFNPSGGVLSSNPIGASGMIRFAESAIQVMGKAGDHQVPNARKALGHAYGGGSQYYSMWVVGADKPGA, from the coding sequence ATGGCTGGACGCAACGCCGCCGTCCTCGGGACGGGTCAGACGAAGTACGTCGCCAAGCGACTCGACGTGTCGATGAACGGCCTGGTGCGCGAGGCGATCGACAAGGCGCTCGCGGACTCCGGCTCGACGTTCGACGACATCGACGCCGTCGTCGTCGGCAAGGCACCGGACTTCTTCGAGGGCGTCATGATGCCCGAGCTGTTCATGACCGACGCCGTCGGCGCCACGAACAAGCCGCTGATCCGCGTGCACACCGCCGGATCCGTGGGTGGGTCGACGGCCGTCGTCGCGGCGTCGCTGGTGCAGTCCGGCAAGTACCGCCGCGTGCTGGCGATGGCATGGGAGAAGCAGTCCGAATCCAATGCCATGTGGGCGTTGAGCATCCCGGTGCCCTTCACCAAGCCGGTCGGCGCCGGAGCGGGTGGCTACTTCGCCCCGCACGTGCGCGCATACATCCGCCGCTCCGGCGCCCCCAACCACATCGGCGCGATGGTGGCGGTGAAGGATCGGCAGAACGGCGCGAAGAACCCGTTGGCACACCTGCACCAGCCGGACATCACGCTGGAGAAGGTGATGGCGTCGCAGATGCTGTGGGATCCGATTCGGTTCGACGAGACCTGCCCGTCGTCCGACGGTGCGGCGGCCATCGTCATCGGCGACGAGCAGGCCGCCGACGCCCGCGTCGCCGAGGGACATCCCGTGGCGTGGATCCACGCGACGGCGCTGCGCACCGAACCGCTCGCGTACTCCGGTCGCGACCAAGTGAATCCGCAGGCCGGGCGCGACGCTGCCGCGGCGCTGTGGCGTGACGCCGGGATCACCTCCCCGATCGACGAGATCGACGTCGGCGAGGTCTACGTCCCATTCTCCTGGTTCGAGCCGATGTGGCTGGAGAACCTGGGCTTCGCCGCCGAGGGCGAGGGCTGGAAGTTGACCGAGGCCGGCGAGACGGCGATCGGTGGCCGGATCCCGTTCAATCCGTCCGGCGGCGTGCTGTCGTCCAATCCGATCGGCGCGTCGGGCATGATCCGGTTCGCCGAGTCGGCCATCCAGGTGATGGGCAAGGCCGGCGACCACCAGGTGCCCAATGCCCGCAAGGCACTCGGCCACGCGTACGGCGGCGGGTCGCAGTACTACTCGATGTGGGTCGTCGGGGCCGACAAGCCGGGGGCCTGA
- a CDS encoding LLM class flavin-dependent oxidoreductase, whose translation MQHGVSSHSVGMWRHPLDKVGWDYAAPAYWEHLARTLERGLFDAVFLADELAPYNSFEDSSDATMRYAVQAPTHEPAALTPIITGATTHLGVGITLSTAFEHPYSMARRLSTFDHLSGGRIAWNIVGSYSPSEFAAYGQEMPDRSVRYERIAEYVDLCCQLWDSWQPDAIVADRATGVYAHPEKIREVVFEGKHFRCRGRHFVAPSPQGRPVLWQAGASEQGRAFAASIAEAVFAIQPTVESMRAYSDDIRRRVGEAGRDPETVKLYYGAQVIVGSTDSEAHEKAEYLRSLLRPEASLAMLSGQLGVDFSTFDPRTPLDEIPVPGIQGVKDALVASGAGDAVTIAEAADTYAFRFSMPQVIGAPTSVADQLEEFLDDGGADGFMLLATYTPGCFEEFVDLVVPELQRRGRYRTRYPGKTLRDNILGD comes from the coding sequence ATGCAGCACGGGGTGAGTAGTCACTCGGTGGGCATGTGGCGTCACCCGCTCGACAAGGTCGGCTGGGACTACGCCGCGCCGGCGTACTGGGAGCACCTGGCCCGGACGCTGGAGCGCGGACTCTTCGACGCGGTGTTCCTCGCCGACGAACTGGCGCCGTACAACTCGTTCGAGGACTCCTCGGACGCCACGATGCGCTACGCGGTGCAGGCCCCGACGCACGAGCCGGCCGCGCTGACGCCGATCATCACGGGTGCGACGACGCATCTGGGGGTCGGCATCACGCTCTCGACGGCGTTCGAGCATCCCTATTCGATGGCGCGGCGGCTGTCGACGTTCGACCACCTCTCCGGCGGCCGCATCGCCTGGAACATCGTCGGCTCCTATTCGCCGTCGGAGTTCGCCGCCTACGGCCAGGAGATGCCCGACCGCTCCGTCCGCTACGAGCGCATCGCCGAGTACGTCGACCTGTGCTGCCAACTCTGGGACTCGTGGCAGCCCGACGCGATCGTCGCCGACCGCGCCACCGGGGTGTACGCGCACCCGGAGAAGATCCGCGAAGTGGTGTTCGAGGGCAAGCACTTCCGCTGTCGCGGGCGGCACTTCGTGGCGCCATCACCGCAGGGCCGGCCGGTGCTGTGGCAGGCGGGCGCCAGCGAGCAGGGCCGGGCGTTCGCCGCGTCGATCGCCGAGGCCGTCTTCGCGATCCAGCCGACGGTCGAGTCGATGCGCGCCTACTCCGACGACATCCGTCGGCGCGTCGGCGAGGCCGGCCGCGATCCGGAGACGGTGAAGCTCTACTACGGCGCTCAGGTGATCGTCGGCTCGACGGATTCCGAGGCGCACGAGAAGGCGGAGTACCTGCGGTCGCTGTTGCGACCGGAAGCGTCGCTGGCGATGCTATCCGGTCAGCTCGGCGTCGACTTCTCGACGTTCGACCCGCGCACGCCGCTCGACGAGATCCCGGTACCGGGTATCCAGGGCGTCAAGGACGCGCTGGTGGCCTCCGGCGCCGGCGATGCGGTCACCATCGCCGAGGCCGCAGACACCTACGCCTTCCGCTTCTCGATGCCGCAGGTGATCGGCGCCCCGACGAGTGTCGCCGACCAGCTCGAGGAGTTCCTCGACGACGGCGGCGCGGACGGGTTCATGCTGCTCGCCACCTACACGCCGGGCTGCTTCGAGGAGTTCGTCGACCTGGTGGTGCCCGAACTGCAGCGCCGGGGCCGCTACCGCACGCGGTACCCGGGAAAGACGCTGCGGGACAACATCCTCGGCGACTGA
- a CDS encoding LLM class flavin-dependent oxidoreductase: protein MTDKTKMHLLGFVQHGVMNHASTMWAHPRDKVGYHWSRPEYWRDLGRTMERGLFDAMFIADELAPYTTYKGNSDPVVKFAGQCPVHEPASVVPIVGAFTQHLGIGITLSTSFVPPYMMARQLSTLDHLTGGRVGWNIVTSYSKSEFQAMGKENLTPRDKRYEVVEEYMQLLYQLWDSWDDDAIVYDRENGVFADPAKVREVDFQGEFFQSKGRHFVAPSPQKRPVLWQAGSSEQGREFAAKHAESVFGIFPTPKSMRAYADDIRTRASDAGRDPESVKLIYGLQTIIDRDKGRANDRYAEFVEKVQIESALGILSGHTGFDFSTLDLDDNVVDADVQGIRGLFDAILEAKDGAPVTVREAAQIYGVSMGAPVAVGTPADVADQMEQYVDEGGCNGFMMLATDTPGCFNDMTELLVPELQRRGRFRTRYPGTTLRESLQEY, encoded by the coding sequence ATGACCGACAAGACGAAGATGCACCTGCTGGGGTTCGTCCAGCACGGCGTGATGAACCACGCGTCCACGATGTGGGCCCACCCCCGCGACAAGGTCGGCTACCACTGGTCGCGCCCGGAGTACTGGCGCGATCTCGGCCGCACCATGGAACGCGGCCTGTTCGATGCGATGTTCATCGCCGACGAGTTGGCGCCGTACACCACCTACAAGGGCAACTCCGATCCCGTCGTGAAGTTCGCCGGGCAGTGTCCGGTGCACGAACCGGCCAGCGTCGTGCCGATCGTCGGCGCCTTCACCCAGCACCTCGGCATCGGCATCACGCTGTCGACCTCGTTCGTGCCGCCGTACATGATGGCCCGGCAACTCTCGACGCTGGATCACCTCACCGGCGGCCGGGTCGGCTGGAACATCGTCACGTCCTACTCCAAGAGCGAGTTCCAGGCGATGGGCAAGGAGAACCTGACCCCGCGCGACAAGCGCTACGAGGTGGTCGAGGAGTACATGCAGCTGCTGTATCAGCTGTGGGACTCCTGGGATGACGACGCCATCGTCTACGACCGGGAGAACGGGGTCTTCGCCGATCCGGCCAAGGTGCGCGAGGTCGACTTCCAGGGCGAGTTCTTCCAGTCCAAGGGCCGCCACTTCGTCGCCCCGTCACCGCAGAAGCGACCGGTGCTGTGGCAGGCCGGATCGTCGGAGCAGGGCCGCGAATTCGCCGCCAAGCACGCCGAATCCGTGTTCGGGATCTTCCCGACGCCCAAGAGCATGCGGGCCTATGCCGACGACATCCGCACCCGGGCCAGCGACGCCGGCCGCGATCCGGAGTCGGTGAAGCTGATCTACGGGCTGCAGACCATCATCGACCGCGACAAGGGGCGCGCCAACGACCGCTACGCCGAGTTCGTCGAGAAGGTCCAGATCGAGAGCGCGCTGGGAATCCTCTCCGGCCACACCGGGTTCGACTTCTCCACCCTGGATCTCGACGACAACGTCGTCGATGCCGACGTGCAGGGCATCCGCGGCCTGTTCGACGCGATCCTCGAGGCGAAGGACGGCGCTCCGGTGACGGTGCGCGAGGCCGCCCAGATCTACGGGGTGTCGATGGGCGCGCCGGTCGCGGTCGGCACGCCGGCAGACGTGGCCGACCAGATGGAGCAGTACGTCGACGAGGGTGGCTGCAACGGATTCATGATGCTGGCGACCGACACGCCGGGTTGCTTCAACGACATGACCGAGCTGCTGGTGCCCGAACTGCAGCGCCGCGGCCGCTTCCGCACCCGTTACCCCGGCACGACGCTCCGGGAAAGCCTCCAGGAGTACTGA
- a CDS encoding sodium:solute symporter family protein: protein MFHPSNLSPVLGFVLMLGLGAFMFAVAFTVRSMVKNTHDFVIADRRIGFGFGVGSVIAVWTWSMAVMMSSAQAFSFGTSGLIWFVVPNGLAVMVMVPFALRLRRQMPAGYTIVEFIRERFQNKPATTIALIAMLLGLLAEIFINLFGVVLVMGVVFGINPTVVLVITLATVTVYSYFGGLWTSAITATFNTLLITVPAAIVVLYVLAKVGGPELVFQKVGEAGPNTLNAFDGQAAAGFGISLSLGLLASTMADQTFWQKAWALKPATMGRTFVWAGMWFYPIPIVLGLLGLVGLGFGVDVDDLGSAGPGGIGPYVVSHLGLPIILVALYVLIILNACYSSIDGAFSALSSVVAVDILKRAKPDIAQKSLFRWTKSSIIIAGVIGGIVVSSGIDYVELVNTVYFLKAALIIPLALAIFWRRMTATAFVTSLVLAIAVGYPVRQYVGELQGIVTLEAISLVTAVGISLLSRQTFDFASLRGRGEALTEAPAEVAEARAGDPDPVR, encoded by the coding sequence GTGTTCCACCCATCCAATCTCTCTCCCGTACTGGGCTTCGTCCTCATGCTCGGGTTGGGCGCCTTCATGTTCGCCGTGGCCTTCACCGTCCGCTCGATGGTCAAGAACACCCACGACTTCGTGATCGCCGACCGCCGCATCGGCTTCGGCTTCGGCGTGGGCTCCGTCATCGCCGTGTGGACCTGGTCGATGGCAGTGATGATGAGTTCGGCGCAGGCCTTCTCCTTCGGCACCTCGGGGCTGATCTGGTTCGTCGTGCCCAACGGCCTGGCCGTGATGGTGATGGTGCCGTTCGCCCTGCGGCTGCGCCGGCAGATGCCCGCCGGCTACACGATCGTCGAGTTCATCCGCGAGCGCTTCCAGAACAAGCCGGCCACCACCATCGCGCTGATCGCGATGCTGCTGGGGCTGCTCGCCGAGATCTTCATCAACCTGTTCGGCGTGGTGCTGGTGATGGGCGTCGTCTTCGGCATCAACCCGACCGTCGTCCTGGTCATCACGCTGGCCACCGTCACCGTCTACTCCTACTTCGGCGGCCTGTGGACCTCGGCGATCACCGCGACGTTCAACACCCTGCTCATCACGGTGCCCGCGGCGATCGTCGTGCTCTACGTCCTGGCCAAGGTCGGCGGACCCGAACTGGTGTTCCAGAAGGTCGGTGAGGCGGGCCCGAACACCCTGAACGCGTTCGACGGTCAGGCCGCGGCCGGGTTCGGTATCTCGCTGTCGCTGGGCCTGCTCGCCTCGACGATGGCCGATCAGACGTTCTGGCAGAAGGCGTGGGCGCTCAAGCCCGCGACCATGGGCCGCACCTTCGTATGGGCGGGCATGTGGTTCTACCCGATCCCGATCGTGCTGGGCCTGCTCGGCCTGGTCGGGCTGGGCTTCGGCGTCGACGTCGACGACCTCGGCAGCGCCGGCCCCGGCGGCATCGGCCCGTACGTCGTCAGCCACCTGGGGCTGCCGATCATCCTGGTGGCGCTGTACGTGCTGATCATCCTCAACGCCTGCTACTCCTCGATCGATGGGGCGTTCTCCGCCCTGTCGTCGGTGGTGGCCGTCGACATCCTCAAGCGGGCCAAGCCCGACATCGCGCAGAAGTCGCTGTTTCGCTGGACGAAGAGTTCGATCATCATCGCCGGCGTCATCGGCGGCATCGTCGTCAGTTCCGGAATCGACTACGTCGAGCTGGTGAACACCGTGTACTTCCTCAAGGCGGCGCTCATCATCCCGCTGGCGCTGGCCATCTTCTGGCGCCGCATGACCGCCACGGCATTCGTGACCAGCCTGGTACTGGCCATCGCCGTCGGCTACCCCGTGCGCCAGTACGTCGGGGAACTGCAAGGAATCGTCACCCTGGAGGCCATCTCACTCGTGACCGCGGTCGGCATCAGCCTGTTGTCCAGGCAGACATTCGATTTCGCGTCACTGCGGGGACGCGGCGAGGCGTTGACCGAGGCGCCGGCCGAGGTGGCCGAGGCGCGCGCCGGCGATCCGGATCCGGTCCGATGA
- a CDS encoding gamma carbonic anhydrase family protein, which translates to MPLYSFEGRSPVVSPEAFVAPTATLIGDVHVEAGASVWFNTVLRADFAPIIIREGANVQDGSVLHAPPGIPTDVGPGATVAHCCVIHGAHIGKEAVVANGATVLDGAVIGRRSLIAAHSLVTGETKIPDEVFVAGSPATVRGPIAGTGAERWVNMSSATYQGLADRYRAGLGEIQQP; encoded by the coding sequence ATGCCGCTCTATTCCTTCGAGGGCCGCTCGCCGGTGGTGAGCCCGGAGGCCTTCGTCGCACCGACTGCCACGCTGATCGGTGACGTGCACGTGGAGGCCGGTGCCTCGGTGTGGTTCAACACCGTGCTGCGTGCCGACTTCGCCCCGATCATCATCCGCGAGGGCGCGAACGTGCAGGACGGCAGCGTGCTGCACGCCCCACCCGGCATCCCCACCGACGTCGGACCGGGCGCCACGGTCGCGCACTGCTGCGTCATCCACGGCGCGCACATCGGCAAGGAGGCGGTCGTCGCCAACGGCGCTACCGTCCTCGACGGCGCCGTGATCGGACGACGCAGCCTGATCGCAGCGCACTCACTGGTCACCGGAGAGACCAAGATCCCCGACGAGGTGTTCGTCGCGGGCTCGCCCGCGACCGTCCGCGGCCCCATCGCCGGCACCGGCGCCGAGCGTTGGGTGAACATGTCGTCGGCGACCTATCAGGGCCTCGCCGACCGGTACCGTGCCGGGCTGGGAGAGATCCAGCAGCCCTGA
- a CDS encoding Rieske 2Fe-2S domain-containing protein, whose amino-acid sequence MTTDTAGVREIDTGALPDRFARGWHCLGPVKDYLDGEPHGVEIFGTMLVVFADSNGDLKVLDGYCRHMGGNLAQGTIKGDEVACPFHDWRWGGDGKCKLVPYAKRTPRLARTRAWHTDVRGGLLFVWHDHEGNPPQPEVRIPEIPEFGDDGWTEWRWNTMLIEGSNCREIIDNVTDMAHFFYIHYGLPTYFKNVFEGHIASQYLHNVGRPDVNDMGTTYGEAHLDSEASYFGPSFMINWLHNNYGGFKAESILINCHYPVTQDSFVLQWGVIVEKPKGLDEKTTDKLARVFTEGVSKGFLQDVEIWKHKTRIDNPLLVEEDGAVYQMRRWYQQFYVDAADVTPDMTDRFEIEVDTTAANEKWHVEVEENLKRREAEKDAEKEEQPTQA is encoded by the coding sequence GTGACTACCGATACCGCTGGAGTCCGCGAGATCGACACCGGCGCGCTGCCGGACCGGTTCGCGCGCGGCTGGCACTGCCTCGGTCCGGTCAAGGACTACCTCGACGGGGAACCGCACGGCGTCGAGATCTTCGGCACGATGCTGGTGGTCTTCGCCGACTCGAACGGCGACCTGAAGGTGCTCGACGGCTACTGCCGGCACATGGGCGGAAACCTCGCCCAGGGCACCATCAAGGGCGACGAGGTGGCGTGCCCGTTCCACGACTGGCGCTGGGGCGGCGACGGCAAGTGCAAGCTCGTCCCCTACGCCAAGCGCACGCCGCGGCTCGCCCGCACCCGCGCGTGGCACACCGACGTCCGCGGCGGTCTGCTGTTCGTCTGGCACGACCACGAGGGCAACCCGCCCCAGCCCGAGGTGCGGATCCCCGAGATCCCCGAGTTCGGCGATGACGGCTGGACCGAGTGGCGCTGGAACACGATGCTCATCGAGGGCAGCAACTGCCGCGAGATCATCGACAACGTCACCGACATGGCGCACTTCTTCTACATCCACTATGGCCTGCCGACGTACTTCAAGAACGTCTTCGAGGGCCACATCGCCAGCCAGTACCTGCACAACGTGGGCCGCCCCGACGTCAACGACATGGGCACCACCTACGGCGAGGCGCACCTGGACTCCGAGGCTTCCTACTTCGGCCCGTCCTTCATGATCAACTGGCTGCACAACAACTACGGCGGCTTCAAGGCCGAGTCCATCCTGATCAACTGCCACTACCCGGTGACGCAGGATTCGTTCGTGCTGCAGTGGGGCGTCATCGTCGAGAAGCCCAAGGGCCTCGATGAGAAGACGACCGACAAGCTCGCCCGCGTGTTCACCGAGGGTGTCAGCAAGGGCTTCCTGCAGGACGTCGAGATCTGGAAGCACAAGACCCGCATCGACAATCCGCTGCTGGTCGAGGAGGACGGCGCGGTCTACCAGATGCGCCGCTGGTACCAGCAGTTCTACGTCGACGCCGCCGACGTGACCCCCGACATGACCGACCGCTTCGAGATCGAGGTCGACACCACGGCCGCCAACGAGAAGTGGCACGTCGAGGTCGAGGAGAACCTCAAGCGTCGCGAGGCCGAGAAGGACGCCGAGAAGGAAGAGCAGCCGACTCAGGCGTGA
- a CDS encoding sulfotransferase family protein, which translates to MTRTNVGTVDDLHASATKACGLSDFGSDDDDYREALGVLLESYQRDADLTEFGSKMQRFFVRNALVARLVSEAAFTQYPEHANVPIERPIFVTGLPRTGTTAIHRLLAADPRHQGLELWLAEFPQPRPPRETWSDNPVFAQLDAQFAKAHAENPDYTGLHYMTPDEVEECWQLLRQSLHSVSYETLAHIPTYSRWLAQRDWTKSYARHRKNLQLIGLNEPEKRWVLKNPSHLFALDALFNTYPDALVIQCHRPVETIMASMCSLAQHTTEGWSNTFTGEVIGADSMETWSRGLELFNAERARHDAAQFYDLDYVDLVKDPVGAVQAVYDHFGIEVTDEARAAMTATHEASRQGPRAPKHTYSLADYGLTDEQVKERFAGL; encoded by the coding sequence ATGACCCGCACCAATGTCGGCACCGTCGACGACCTGCATGCATCGGCCACGAAGGCGTGCGGCCTGAGCGATTTCGGCAGCGACGACGACGACTACCGCGAGGCGCTGGGCGTGCTGCTGGAGTCGTATCAGCGCGATGCCGATCTCACCGAGTTCGGCAGCAAGATGCAGCGCTTCTTCGTGCGCAACGCGCTGGTGGCCCGGCTGGTGTCGGAGGCGGCCTTCACGCAGTACCCCGAACACGCGAACGTCCCGATCGAACGGCCGATCTTCGTGACCGGCCTGCCGCGCACCGGCACGACCGCGATCCACCGGTTGCTGGCCGCCGATCCGCGCCACCAGGGCCTGGAGCTGTGGCTCGCCGAGTTCCCGCAGCCCCGCCCGCCGCGTGAGACGTGGTCCGACAACCCGGTGTTCGCGCAACTGGACGCCCAGTTCGCGAAGGCGCACGCAGAGAACCCGGACTACACCGGGCTGCACTACATGACGCCCGACGAGGTGGAGGAGTGCTGGCAGCTGCTGCGGCAGTCGCTGCACTCGGTGTCCTACGAGACCCTGGCGCACATTCCGACGTACTCGCGGTGGCTGGCGCAGCGCGACTGGACCAAATCCTATGCGCGACACCGAAAGAACCTGCAGCTGATCGGGTTGAACGAGCCCGAGAAGCGCTGGGTGCTGAAGAACCCGAGCCACCTCTTCGCGCTCGACGCGCTGTTCAACACCTATCCGGATGCGCTGGTGATCCAGTGCCACCGTCCGGTGGAGACGATCATGGCGTCGATGTGCTCGCTGGCGCAGCACACCACCGAGGGCTGGTCGAACACCTTCACCGGCGAGGTGATCGGTGCCGACTCGATGGAGACCTGGTCGCGGGGGCTCGAGCTGTTCAACGCCGAACGGGCGCGCCACGATGCGGCCCAGTTCTACGACCTCGACTACGTCGACCTCGTCAAGGATCCGGTGGGCGCGGTGCAGGCGGTCTACGACCACTTCGGCATCGAGGTCACCGACGAGGCGCGCGCGGCGATGACCGCCACCCACGAGGCCAGCAGGCAGGGGCCGCGGGCGCCCAAGCACACCTACTCACTGGCCGACTACGGCCTCACCGACGAGCAGGTCAAGGAGCGCTTCGCAGGGCTCTGA
- a CDS encoding SDR family oxidoreductase: MGDLLAGKVVVISGVGPALGTTLARRCAGEGADLVLAARTVERLEDVAKTVTDMGRRAVSIGTDITDDAQVDNLVAQALEAYGRVDVLINNAFRVPSMKPLANTTFDHMREAIELTVFGALRLIQGFTPALAEAKGSVVNVNSMVVRHSQAKYGAYKMAKSALLAMSQSLATELGEQGIRVNSILPGYIWGGTLESYFTHQAGKYGTTVDQIYQATAAASDLKRLPTEDEVASAILFMASDLSSGITGQALDVNCGEYKA, encoded by the coding sequence GTGGGTGATCTCCTGGCGGGGAAGGTCGTCGTCATCAGTGGCGTCGGTCCGGCACTGGGAACGACCTTGGCGCGCCGCTGTGCGGGCGAGGGCGCCGACCTGGTGTTGGCCGCCCGCACCGTCGAGCGGCTCGAGGACGTCGCGAAGACGGTGACCGACATGGGCCGGCGTGCGGTGTCGATCGGCACCGACATCACCGACGACGCGCAGGTCGACAACCTCGTCGCGCAGGCGCTCGAGGCGTACGGCCGGGTCGACGTGCTGATCAACAACGCATTCCGGGTGCCGTCGATGAAGCCGTTGGCCAACACCACGTTTGACCACATGCGCGAGGCCATCGAACTGACGGTCTTCGGCGCGCTGCGCCTCATCCAGGGCTTCACACCGGCGCTGGCCGAGGCCAAGGGCTCGGTGGTCAACGTCAACTCCATGGTGGTGCGGCATTCGCAAGCCAAGTACGGCGCCTACAAGATGGCGAAGTCGGCGCTGCTGGCGATGTCGCAGTCGCTGGCCACCGAACTGGGCGAGCAGGGCATCCGGGTCAATTCCATTCTGCCGGGCTACATCTGGGGCGGGACGCTGGAGAGCTACTTCACCCACCAGGCCGGCAAGTACGGCACCACGGTCGACCAGATCTACCAGGCCACCGCGGCGGCGTCCGACCTCAAGCGCCTGCCCACCGAGGACGAGGTGGCCTCGGCGATCCTGTTCATGGCCAGCGACCTGTCGAGCGGCATCACCGGCCAGGCGCTGGACGTCAACTGCGGGGAGTACAAGGCATGA